ATGCCACAGGTGCGCATCTTTCAAGAGAACGAACGATGAGCGCAACTGAAGACCCTATCGTCCGCAGCGGCCGCCGCGAGGCGCTGGCCGCGCTGGTCATTTGGCTGGCCGCCATGACCTACACGGTCGGCTATTGCTACCTATTCGGCTACCGGAGCGGTCCGGCGAGCATGAAGCTGATTTGGGGCGTGCCCGACTGGGTGCTGTGGGGTGTCGTGGCGCCGTGGACCGCGTGTACGATCGCCGCCGGCGTGCTGGCGTTCGCCTTCATGGCCGACGCCGACTTGGGCGAAGAACGTGCGGAGTCCGACGATCTGTTCGCGCCCGCGGAGCAGACGGATGAGTGAAAGCTCCGGAAATGCCGGCACCTTGGCCGCCATCCTGCTCTTTGTGGCCGCCTCCGTCTGGTTGGGAACGCTGGCCCAACGCATCGTCGAGCGCGGCTCGTTCCTGCGCGGCTACTTTCTCGGCAATCGCGGACTGGGAGCCTGGGCCTTGGCGCTGACGGCCACCGTGCAGAGCGGCGGCACGTTCATGGGGTTTCCGTCGCTGGTCTATTCGCACGGCTGGGCGCTGGCCCTGTGGATCGCCAGTTACATGGTGGTGCCGATCACGGGCTTCGCCGTCGTCGGCAAACGTATGGCGCATCTTTCCCGCCGGACCGGAGCCATCACCGTGCCCGACCTGTTCCGCGAACGCTTCGCCAGCCCCAGCCTGGGCCTGCTCAGCCTGACGCTGGTTCTGTTTTTCATGTGCTTTCTGATGGTGGCCCAGTTCAAGGCCGGCGCGATCGTGCTCAAGGTCGCCTGGCCTGGGTCTGGGGCACTCACGCTCGACGAGACGCAGGAGGGCCAACTCGATTTTTATTACTACCTGGGGCTGAGCATTTTCGCCCTGACGGTGGTCGGCTACACGGTGATCGGGGGGTTTCTGGCCGCGGTCTGGACCGACCTGTTTCAAAGCGTGATGATGCTGATCGGCGTGCTGATTCTCCTGCCGCTGGTCGTTTCGGCCGCCGGCGGACTGGAGCACGCTTCGCAGGCGGCGGTCGAGCAGACCGGCCCCGGCTTTTTGCTGCCCACGGGTTATTCGGCCGACGGGCGGGTGTTTATGCCTTTGGGGCTCGCCGTGTCGGTCTTTTTCGTCTGGGTCTTTGCGGGCGTGGGCTCGCCGGCCGGCATCGTGCGGATCATGGCCAGCAAAAACACCGAGACGGTCCGCAAATCGGTGTTCTTGCTGGCCGCTTACAACATGCTCATCTACCTGCCGCTGATTGTGATCTGCGTCTGCGGCCGGGCGATCATTCCGAATCTGCAGGCGACCGACGAGATCATTCCGCGGTTGGCCTTGCACACGACCAGTCACTTGAGCGGCGGCTCGCTCTTGGCCGGGCTGATCCTGACGGCCCCCTTCGGCGCGGTGATGGCCACGGTCAGCTCGTTTCTGGTGGTGATTGCCTCGGGCCTGGTACGCGACTTCTATCAGCGGCTGATCCGGCCGCAAGCCTCGATGCACGAAATCAAACGGCTGACCTACGCGGCGATGATCGGCGTGGGGATCATGGCCTTCGTGGCGAACCTGAATCCCGTGCAGTATTTGCAGGCGCTGGTGGTGTTCAGCGGCAGCGGCGCGGCGTCGGCCTTTGCAGTGCCCGCGGTGATGGCGGCCTATTGGCGGCGTGCGACGGCCGCCGGCGTGATGGCGGCGATGCTGCTCGGCGCCGGGACGGTCGTCGCCTTATACGTGATCGGCTTCAATCTGCCCGATCCAATGATCGGACAAAGCACGCGCTTTCGGCCTTATTATCTGTTCGGCCTGGAGCCGATCGTGTGGGGCCTGGCGGGGTCGCTGTCGTCGGGCGTGATCGTCAGCCTGCTCACCTCACCGCCGCCGGTCGACGTGGTCTCGCGTTTGTTCGACCGGGCTTAGTTAGTGCTCTGTCGGGGCATCGCTTGGCCGCAGAGCGTGTCCTCAAACCGGGCCCGTCCTGGCCAAGCTCTGCCCCAGCCACCGCCGCTGCTTCGCGATGCCCCGATTTGACGGATGCCAAAACCTGACCTATGAATTTCAATGGACAACGTTGAGGCACACACATCGAAGACGCAAGGGCACAAGCGATGGCAAACGGCAACAGTAAATCGGAAACAGGGGCGATTTTTCAACTCGATCTCGATTGGCAGCGGCAGCGCGAGACGTTTCTCGACTGGGGCCGCGAACCGCGGGCACTGTCGGTGATCGACGTCGCGGTCACGTCGCTTTTTTTCCTCTTCACCTGGGGCGCCGCCCTCTGGCTGGGGCACGGCGACCGGAGCGTCGGCGCGGCGGCCATCGCCATCGTCGTTCTGTTCTCGTTTCGCTCGCGCGCGTTCGAGTCGGCCTACCGGGCCTATTTGCATACCAGAAGCCGGTTGGCCCAACTCTTGGCTGCCCGCTAACGCCAAAAGCTCTCGGCCGCAACGGCGAGATCAAGTCAAGATGGACGGTCGGGCACTCGCCATCGCATCCCACCGACTTGACTCGGCCAGACCGATCGCGTTAGCGTATCCGCGGATGAGATACATGACCAACGCCACCCCATCGCCGCAGCCCGCCGCCAACGCGCCCATCGTCGCGCTCGACGGTCTGGCGATGACCTACCGCGGCGAGGTGCCGGCGCTCGATCATGTGAGCCTGACCGTCAACGAAGGCGAGTTCGTCTCGCTCGTCGGTCCTTCGGGCTGCGGCAAATCGACGTTGCTGCGAATCGTAGCCGGCCTGGTCGCGCCGACCCAAGGCCGGGCATGGGTGGCTGGCGCACCGCCGCGTGCGGCCCGCCGCCGCGTGCGGCTCTCGTTCGTCTTTCAGGACGCGACGTTGCTGCCGTGGCGAAGCGCCGAGCGCAACGTGACCCTGCCCTTGGAAATCGGCGGCATGGCGGCTGCCGAGCGGGCCGACCGTGCGCGTGCGACGTTGGCAATGGTCGGCTTGGCCGAGTTCGCCGCTCGCCGGCCTCGCGAGCTTTCGGGCGGAATGCGGATGCGCGTGTCGCTGGCCCGAGCGCTCGTTGTCGACCCGCAACTCATGCTGCTCGACGAACCGTTCGGCGCACTCGACGATCTCACGCGGCAGGCACTGAACGAAGAGCTGCTGCGGCTCTGGCAACGGCGCGGCTGGACCGCGCTGTTCGTGACGCACAATATCGCCGAAGCCGCCTTTCTCAGCACGCGGATCGTCGTGCTCAGCCCGCGGCCCGGCACGATCGTCGCCGATGTTTGCACTCCGTTCGGTCGCGACCGGGACGCGGAACTGCGGGCCGCCCCCGAATTCGCCCGCTTCGTCGGCCAGATCGCCCAAGTTCTGCGGAAGGAACGCTCGTGAGGCGATCGGCCCGATGGCTCGTGGAGTTTGCCGCGCCGCCTGCGGCGCTGTTCATCGTGGTCGTGGCCGTCTGGCACACGTCGGTGGTCGCGCTGGGCATCAAGCGAAATGTGCTGCCGCTGCCGTCGCAGGTGCTCCAAGCGGGTTGGGAGCGGCGCGAGGCCTTGCTGTCGGCGGCCATGATGACGGGCGCCGGCGCGGCGGCCGGTTTCGCGCTGAGCCTCGCCTGCGGTTTCGTGATTGCCTGTTTGTTCTCGCAATCACGCGTGGTCGAACGGAGCATTTATCCCTACGCCATCTTTTTGCAAACGGTACCGATCGTGGCCGTTGCCCCCCTGATTGTGGCCTGGTTCG
This genomic stretch from Pirellulales bacterium harbors:
- a CDS encoding DUF997 family protein, with the translated sequence MSATEDPIVRSGRREALAALVIWLAAMTYTVGYCYLFGYRSGPASMKLIWGVPDWVLWGVVAPWTACTIAAGVLAFAFMADADLGEERAESDDLFAPAEQTDE
- a CDS encoding sodium:solute symporter, translating into MSESSGNAGTLAAILLFVAASVWLGTLAQRIVERGSFLRGYFLGNRGLGAWALALTATVQSGGTFMGFPSLVYSHGWALALWIASYMVVPITGFAVVGKRMAHLSRRTGAITVPDLFRERFASPSLGLLSLTLVLFFMCFLMVAQFKAGAIVLKVAWPGSGALTLDETQEGQLDFYYYLGLSIFALTVVGYTVIGGFLAAVWTDLFQSVMMLIGVLILLPLVVSAAGGLEHASQAAVEQTGPGFLLPTGYSADGRVFMPLGLAVSVFFVWVFAGVGSPAGIVRIMASKNTETVRKSVFLLAAYNMLIYLPLIVICVCGRAIIPNLQATDEIIPRLALHTTSHLSGGSLLAGLILTAPFGAVMATVSSFLVVIASGLVRDFYQRLIRPQASMHEIKRLTYAAMIGVGIMAFVANLNPVQYLQALVVFSGSGAASAFAVPAVMAAYWRRATAAGVMAAMLLGAGTVVALYVIGFNLPDPMIGQSTRFRPYYLFGLEPIVWGLAGSLSSGVIVSLLTSPPPVDVVSRLFDRA
- a CDS encoding ABC transporter ATP-binding protein — encoded protein: MTNATPSPQPAANAPIVALDGLAMTYRGEVPALDHVSLTVNEGEFVSLVGPSGCGKSTLLRIVAGLVAPTQGRAWVAGAPPRAARRRVRLSFVFQDATLLPWRSAERNVTLPLEIGGMAAAERADRARATLAMVGLAEFAARRPRELSGGMRMRVSLARALVVDPQLMLLDEPFGALDDLTRQALNEELLRLWQRRGWTALFVTHNIAEAAFLSTRIVVLSPRPGTIVADVCTPFGRDRDAELRAAPEFARFVGQIAQVLRKERS